The following proteins come from a genomic window of Parafrankia irregularis:
- the lspA gene encoding signal peptidase II produces the protein MTGGYGRTRRVVAVVGEPGAELSAGGAVPSGAVPSSPVSSGAAPSGAGPAPGRRLTPRPAVMIVVVTAVCLIVLDVVTKMLAVAKLSGRGPVEIIPGALDLRLTRNSGAAFSLAGGATVFLSLVALAVVVVVGLTARRLASTGWAFVFGAMVGGAVGNLIDRIFRAPGPLRGHVVDFVHIHHWPIFNLADSAIVCGGVLAVVLSLLGIGLDGSRLTGDQPSAARPGTPGAPAGSGAAAVSAASGAAAGPPAVSAGAPAVSGLPGGGAAPSGTGAAAGQPRPDDPRQPSDPSRPGGQ, from the coding sequence GTGCCGTCGGGTGCCGTGCCGTCGAGTCCTGTGTCGTCGGGTGCCGCGCCGTCGGGCGCCGGGCCCGCGCCGGGCCGGCGTCTCACACCGCGGCCAGCTGTCATGATCGTCGTGGTGACCGCGGTCTGCCTGATCGTGCTGGACGTGGTGACCAAGATGCTCGCGGTCGCCAAGCTCTCCGGCCGCGGGCCGGTCGAGATCATTCCCGGCGCGCTCGACCTGCGTCTCACCCGGAACTCGGGGGCGGCGTTCAGCCTGGCCGGCGGTGCCACCGTGTTCCTCAGCCTGGTGGCGTTGGCCGTGGTCGTGGTCGTCGGCCTCACCGCCCGGCGGCTGGCCTCGACCGGGTGGGCGTTCGTCTTCGGGGCGATGGTCGGCGGTGCGGTGGGCAACCTGATCGACCGGATCTTCCGCGCGCCCGGCCCGCTGCGTGGCCATGTGGTCGACTTCGTCCACATCCATCACTGGCCGATCTTCAACCTGGCGGATTCGGCGATCGTGTGCGGCGGAGTGCTCGCGGTGGTGCTCTCGCTGCTGGGGATCGGGCTGGACGGCAGCCGGCTCACCGGCGACCAGCCGTCCGCGGCCAGGCCTGGCACTCCTGGTGCACCCGCCGGCTCCGGAGCCGCTGCGGTGTCTGCTGCCTCCGGTGCCGCTGCCGGGCCGCCGGCCGTGTCTGCTGGGGCGCCGGCCGTGTCCGGCCTTCCCGGCGGTGGTGCGGCGCCCTCGGGGACGGGTGCTGCTGCCGGGCAACCTCGACCGGATGATCCGCGCCAGCCGTCGGATCCGTCCAGGCCAGGTGGGCAATGA